A portion of the Streptomyces sp. NBC_00376 genome contains these proteins:
- a CDS encoding DUF7660 family protein, protein MSLTPGGEVRSRDELVAFVRELHQDYLRRGHEWENQSLDHFLEALAAWMDDSPGWYRNFGKQLPAEGDWTFLARALEAATVYE, encoded by the coding sequence ATGTCACTTACTCCCGGCGGCGAGGTCCGCAGCCGCGACGAGCTGGTCGCCTTCGTCCGAGAACTGCACCAGGACTACCTCCGCCGGGGGCACGAATGGGAGAACCAGAGCCTCGATCACTTCCTTGAGGCCCTCGCGGCGTGGATGGATGACTCGCCGGGCTGGTATCGAAACTTCGGGAAGCAGCTCCCCGCGGAAGGGGACTGGACCTTCCTGGCCAGAGCCCTTGAAGCCGCCACCGTCTATGAGTGA
- a CDS encoding IS3 family transposase — MNHYQFVEDHQRRHGVKRLCDILGLARSSFYYWRRTAAARAARQAVEAGLAARIRKVHQDSNGTYGVPRITAELRDGDGPAINHKRVARIMRTIGLEGVRLRRRHRTTVADQAAAKAPDLIGRDFTAAVVNTKYVGDITYLPVSGAKPLYLATVIDLASRRLAGWAIADHMRTELVTDALAAAERTRGSLAGAITHTDHGSQDGFNRSSQRWLVGAIVAAW; from the coding sequence GTGAACCACTACCAGTTCGTTGAGGATCACCAGCGCCGTCACGGCGTGAAGCGGCTCTGCGACATCCTCGGCCTGGCCCGCTCGAGCTTCTACTACTGGCGCCGCACCGCAGCCGCAAGAGCGGCCCGGCAGGCCGTCGAGGCCGGGCTCGCGGCCCGAATACGCAAGGTCCACCAGGACTCCAACGGGACCTACGGAGTTCCGAGGATCACCGCCGAGCTCCGTGACGGGGACGGCCCGGCTATCAACCACAAACGCGTCGCGAGGATCATGCGGACCATCGGGCTCGAGGGAGTCCGGTTGCGCCGCCGGCACCGCACCACCGTCGCGGACCAGGCCGCGGCGAAGGCGCCAGATCTGATCGGGCGTGACTTCACCGCGGCTGTGGTGAACACGAAGTACGTCGGGGACATCACATACCTGCCGGTCAGCGGCGCGAAGCCGCTCTACCTCGCAACCGTCATCGACCTCGCCTCACGCCGGCTGGCCGGGTGGGCGATCGCCGACCACATGCGGACCGAGCTCGTCACCGACGCCCTGGCGGCCGCCGAGCGGACCCGCGGGAGCCTGGCAGGAGCGATCACGCACACCGACCACGGCTCGCAGGACGGATTCAATCGGTCGTCGCAACGCTGGCTGGTGGGAGCGATCGTAGCTGCTTGGTGA
- a CDS encoding transposase — translation MKHYPADFKADAVTLYRSRPGATIKSVAADLGVNTETLRNWIRAADGRRPGAHSAPPTAARTEGNDVQAELTAARKRIRELEEERDILRKAARYFATETRW, via the coding sequence ATGAAGCACTATCCCGCCGATTTCAAGGCGGACGCGGTCACGTTGTACCGGTCGAGGCCGGGAGCGACAATCAAGTCGGTCGCCGCTGATCTCGGGGTGAACACCGAGACGCTGAGGAACTGGATCCGAGCCGCGGACGGGCGCCGGCCCGGCGCTCACTCCGCACCGCCGACCGCTGCCCGAACCGAAGGCAACGACGTTCAGGCGGAGCTGACCGCAGCACGCAAGAGGATCCGCGAACTCGAGGAAGAACGCGACATCCTCCGTAAGGCGGCCCGGTATTTCGCGACGGAGACGCGCTGGTGA
- a CDS encoding YrhB domain-containing protein translates to MIERDDAVRIVEEELARGHQAWAAAGVEQFPRSVVVRVVEHELAWKVYVQSEEYERTRNLPAMLVGHGPYLVDRADGGLHSIGVLSAINGAWEDDYRSRIRGLPVRTPVDDLHDQLRTAAEATGGRMAAVRALRRKVTGLSPAHALAYVSGLLAGEVPPQLLAIARQDLVKPLDRVYAVRTFGIDADF, encoded by the coding sequence GTGATCGAACGGGATGACGCGGTACGCATTGTTGAGGAAGAGCTGGCACGTGGCCATCAGGCGTGGGCCGCCGCCGGCGTCGAGCAGTTCCCGCGCAGCGTGGTAGTGCGCGTAGTCGAGCACGAGCTCGCCTGGAAGGTCTATGTCCAATCCGAGGAGTATGAGCGAACACGGAATCTACCCGCGATGCTGGTGGGACACGGTCCGTATCTGGTCGACCGCGCCGATGGCGGGCTCCACTCGATCGGAGTGCTCTCTGCGATCAATGGGGCTTGGGAGGACGACTACCGAAGTCGTATCCGAGGGCTGCCGGTCCGCACTCCGGTGGATGATCTCCACGACCAGCTACGGACGGCAGCGGAAGCAACGGGCGGACGCATGGCTGCTGTCCGTGCCCTTCGTCGGAAGGTAACCGGGCTCTCCCCGGCGCATGCCCTCGCCTACGTATCCGGGCTGCTCGCAGGTGAAGTGCCGCCTCAGCTCCTGGCCATCGCTCGCCAGGATCTCGTGAAACCCCTCGACCGTGTGTACGCCGTACGTACCTTCGGCATTGATGCTGATTTCTGA
- a CDS encoding SMI1/KNR4 family protein, with product MEDPTGIAALAKVLPPDLGADEEIDWVAAEARWGTRLPRDYMAFMSVYGAGSFAEVCILMPLPKEYIQWDPGTFEEETENARGTWEMLGGQEGLDIDPEHILAWGITSGPDILCWLTTDPDPDKWPVLVCGRHTRDDFTLFSCGLVEFLRKLLLDEFDPYPLSIDLRDASPRYVHWIEEQRRWKAGLDGYSGEPQPVSQ from the coding sequence ATGGAAGACCCGACGGGCATCGCAGCGCTGGCCAAGGTCCTGCCTCCAGATCTTGGCGCTGACGAGGAGATCGACTGGGTGGCCGCGGAAGCCCGGTGGGGTACGAGGCTTCCGCGGGACTACATGGCCTTCATGTCCGTGTACGGTGCCGGCTCGTTCGCGGAAGTCTGCATCCTTATGCCCCTGCCGAAGGAGTACATCCAGTGGGACCCCGGAACCTTCGAGGAGGAGACGGAGAACGCCCGTGGCACCTGGGAGATGCTGGGCGGCCAGGAAGGCCTGGACATCGACCCGGAGCATATCCTCGCCTGGGGCATCACCTCCGGCCCCGACATCCTCTGCTGGTTGACCACTGATCCCGACCCTGACAAGTGGCCGGTCCTGGTCTGCGGCCGACATACCCGCGACGACTTCACCCTGTTCTCCTGCGGCCTGGTCGAATTCCTTCGCAAGCTGCTCCTGGACGAGTTCGACCCCTATCCACTCAGCATCGATCTCCGCGACGCATCACCGCGCTACGTGCACTGGATCGAGGAGCAACGTCGCTGGAAGGCGGGCTTGGACGGATACTCCGGTGAGCCACAGCCCGTCAGCCAGTAG
- a CDS encoding VOC family protein, with product MAHLGLVTVVVRDYDEAITFYTEVLGFDLLEDTPVGDGKRWVVVRPPGAREAGVLLARAAMGEQSARIGDQTGGRVGWFLNTEDFERDYARMKTAGVTFEEEPRRERYGMVAVFHDLYGNRWDLIQLH from the coding sequence ATGGCTCATCTCGGACTGGTGACTGTTGTCGTGCGCGATTACGACGAGGCGATCACGTTCTACACGGAGGTCCTTGGTTTCGACCTTCTGGAAGACACACCCGTCGGCGACGGGAAGCGTTGGGTGGTGGTCCGGCCTCCCGGGGCACGGGAAGCTGGTGTCCTCCTGGCCAGGGCCGCGATGGGTGAACAGTCCGCCCGTATCGGGGACCAGACCGGAGGGCGTGTCGGCTGGTTCCTGAACACCGAGGACTTCGAACGTGATTACGCGCGTATGAAGACGGCCGGTGTCACGTTCGAAGAGGAGCCGCGACGGGAGCGTTACGGCATGGTCGCTGTCTTCCACGACCTTTACGGAAATCGGTGGGATCTGATCCAATTGCACTGA
- a CDS encoding molybdopterin-dependent oxidoreductase has protein sequence MGDRRFVKGSPSSLPDSASGRGTAFAGRLPSAPGFWRSPVRGVRFTAVLGLVLLAGLTLLFVTGLLSYAAYNPDLAPVNDKTPGKGLLGFYLFAWPTGPHWLYRLTQGLHVTVGIALVPVLLAKLWSVIPKLFVLPPVRSAGHALERVSLLLLVGGALFEFITGLLNIQLEYVFPGSFYPLHFYGAWVFFAAFLAHTGLKLPRAVRVLRGGRLEGSAPGEADELAAPDPAVPTISRRGALAMTGGGSLLLLITSAGRSFDGPLRQVALLTPRGAAEPGPGPNGFQINKTAAAAGVTAADTGRDWRLTVSGPAGKIRLSREQLLAMDQYSAALPIACVEGWSTSDQWWRGVRLRDLAALAGYPDRPPGVLVESVQHSGAFRKVALRDNQVRDPRALLALQVNGETLSLDHGYPARVIVPAAPGVLNTKWVARLTFEAL, from the coding sequence ATGGGTGACAGACGGTTCGTAAAAGGTTCCCCTTCCTCGCTTCCGGACTCGGCATCGGGTCGCGGCACGGCCTTCGCCGGGCGGCTTCCCTCCGCACCCGGGTTCTGGCGCAGCCCGGTGCGCGGCGTCCGGTTCACGGCGGTGCTCGGGCTGGTTCTGCTCGCCGGGCTCACCCTGCTGTTCGTGACCGGCCTGCTGTCGTACGCCGCGTACAACCCGGATCTCGCGCCGGTCAACGACAAGACGCCGGGCAAGGGGTTGCTGGGGTTCTATCTCTTCGCCTGGCCGACCGGCCCGCACTGGCTGTACCGGCTGACGCAGGGGCTGCACGTCACGGTGGGTATCGCCCTCGTCCCCGTACTGCTGGCAAAGCTCTGGTCGGTGATCCCGAAACTCTTCGTGCTGCCGCCGGTCCGGTCGGCGGGGCATGCGCTGGAGCGGGTGTCGTTGCTGCTGCTCGTCGGCGGAGCACTGTTCGAGTTCATCACGGGACTGCTCAACATCCAGCTGGAGTACGTCTTCCCGGGGTCGTTCTATCCGCTGCACTTCTACGGGGCGTGGGTGTTCTTCGCCGCGTTCCTCGCCCATACCGGGCTGAAGCTGCCGCGGGCCGTCCGGGTGCTGCGGGGCGGCCGGCTGGAGGGCTCCGCGCCGGGCGAGGCGGATGAACTGGCCGCACCCGACCCGGCCGTGCCGACCATCTCCCGGCGCGGAGCACTCGCCATGACGGGCGGTGGGTCGCTGCTGCTGCTGATCACGTCGGCGGGCCGGAGCTTCGACGGGCCGCTACGGCAGGTCGCCCTCCTCACCCCGCGCGGCGCGGCTGAACCGGGCCCGGGTCCGAACGGCTTCCAGATCAACAAGACGGCCGCAGCCGCCGGAGTGACGGCGGCCGACACGGGACGGGACTGGCGACTGACCGTCAGTGGGCCCGCCGGGAAGATCCGGCTCAGCAGGGAACAACTGCTGGCCATGGACCAGTACAGTGCCGCGCTGCCGATCGCCTGCGTGGAGGGCTGGTCGACGTCGGACCAGTGGTGGCGCGGAGTGCGTCTGAGAGATCTGGCGGCCCTCGCGGGGTATCCGGACCGGCCGCCGGGAGTGCTGGTGGAGTCCGTCCAGCACAGCGGGGCGTTCAGGAAGGTGGCCCTCCGCGACAATCAGGTGCGCGACCCGCGCGCGCTGCTGGCCTTGCAGGTCAACGGCGAGACCCTCTCGCTCGATCACGGATATCCGGCGCGGGTCATCGTCCCGGCGGCCCCTGGCGTGCTCAACACCAAATGGGTGGCCCGGCTGACGTTCGAGGCACTGTGA
- a CDS encoding class I SAM-dependent methyltransferase, translating to MNQFPHRGRLVAAPPPPGRGATSWGTDPYADALRNGHGPLFLRRTDGWLLPLDVERWCANADAADRSALGRCEGPVLDVGCGPGRLVAELAVRGHRALGIDISETAVAHTLRLGGAALHRSVFDPLPGEGRWGTVLLLDGNIGIGGNPPLLLRRTAGLLAPGGLLIAETTPQDIDERVQVRLDDGRGTAAADTGVVGTAAASPFPWARLGTPALLRYAQACSWQPVDQWEADGRPFVCLRRDRTVRRTSNSAEPANSNPVISSQFPRKTSRDSPL from the coding sequence ATGAACCAGTTCCCTCACCGCGGCAGGCTGGTCGCGGCACCCCCGCCTCCCGGCCGTGGTGCCACGTCCTGGGGCACCGATCCGTACGCCGACGCGCTGCGCAACGGCCATGGACCGCTCTTCCTCCGCCGTACCGACGGCTGGCTGTTGCCCCTGGACGTCGAACGCTGGTGCGCGAACGCCGACGCCGCGGACCGGTCGGCACTGGGCCGCTGTGAAGGCCCCGTTCTGGACGTCGGCTGCGGGCCCGGCCGGCTGGTCGCCGAGCTCGCCGTCCGCGGTCATCGCGCACTCGGCATCGATATCAGCGAGACCGCCGTCGCCCACACCCTTCGACTCGGTGGCGCGGCGCTGCACCGCTCCGTCTTCGATCCGCTGCCGGGCGAGGGCCGCTGGGGCACCGTCCTGCTCCTCGACGGCAACATCGGCATCGGCGGGAACCCGCCTCTCCTCCTGCGCCGCACGGCCGGCCTGCTCGCCCCGGGTGGTCTGCTCATCGCCGAGACGACACCGCAGGACATCGACGAGAGAGTCCAGGTCCGGCTGGACGACGGACGCGGGACGGCGGCCGCCGACACCGGCGTGGTCGGTACCGCGGCCGCCTCGCCCTTTCCCTGGGCCCGGCTCGGCACACCGGCCCTGCTGCGGTACGCGCAGGCGTGCAGCTGGCAGCCGGTCGATCAGTGGGAGGCGGACGGCCGCCCCTTCGTGTGCCTGCGCCGTGACCGGACGGTACGGAGGACGAGCAACAGCGCCGAGCCCGCGAACAGCAACCCTGTGATCAGCAGCCAGTTCCCCAGGAAGACATCGAGGGACAGCCCGCTGTAG
- a CDS encoding TIGR04282 family arsenosugar biosynthesis glycosyltransferase, translated as MSAPTGPGVAEDLSGPTTVLVIAKEPVQGRVKTRLTPPFTPAQAARLAEAALGDTLRTVCTLPARRRAVVLEGQPGPWLPPGIEVWPQGTGRLDERLAAAFACCTGPTLLIGMDTPQITAAHLAAALRPAAWDGCDAWFGPADDGGFWALGLAVPAPELLLGVPMSVPETGAVQRRRLVDAGLTVRDLPQLRDVDTAQDAVAVAAAAPHGRFAATLALLAPAEAR; from the coding sequence GTGAGCGCCCCGACCGGCCCCGGCGTGGCCGAGGACTTGTCGGGCCCCACGACCGTGCTGGTCATCGCCAAGGAACCGGTGCAGGGCCGGGTCAAGACCCGGCTCACCCCGCCGTTCACGCCCGCCCAGGCCGCCCGGCTCGCCGAGGCGGCGCTCGGTGACACTCTGCGGACCGTGTGCACCCTGCCCGCCCGGCGCCGCGCCGTCGTCCTCGAAGGACAGCCGGGACCGTGGCTGCCGCCCGGCATCGAGGTGTGGCCGCAGGGAACCGGCCGTCTCGACGAACGGCTTGCCGCGGCCTTCGCCTGCTGTACCGGCCCGACTCTCCTCATCGGCATGGACACTCCCCAGATCACCGCCGCCCATCTGGCTGCCGCGCTTCGTCCTGCCGCCTGGGACGGCTGCGACGCCTGGTTCGGACCGGCCGACGACGGCGGCTTCTGGGCGCTCGGGCTGGCGGTCCCCGCCCCGGAACTGCTGCTCGGCGTTCCCATGTCCGTGCCCGAGACCGGCGCGGTCCAGCGCCGGCGCCTGGTCGACGCCGGGCTGACCGTGCGCGACCTTCCGCAGTTGCGTGATGTGGACACCGCGCAGGACGCCGTCGCTGTCGCCGCCGCCGCGCCGCACGGCCGATTCGCCGCGACGCTCGCTCTGCTGGCCCCGGCGGAGGCCCGATGA
- a CDS encoding glycosyltransferase family 2 protein, translating to MTDSPLTGPPYARIPTPSADVVLPCLDEAAALPRVLGAVPDGWRAIVVDNGSTDGSAELARSLGATVVHEPQRGFGAACHAGLLAAEAEFVCFCDCDGSLDPGLLPAFVRRIADGETDLMLGRRRPEGRGAWPLHARVGNFALARMLRRRTGLRLHDLGPMRAGRRADLLMLGLTDRRSGYPLQMVVRAADAGLRVSETDVPYFPRSGKSKVTGTWRGTWQAVRDMRAVLLQSPAGTAPGPVRPEVPR from the coding sequence GTGACCGACTCCCCCCTGACGGGCCCTCCGTATGCCCGTATCCCCACGCCGAGTGCCGATGTTGTTCTGCCGTGCCTGGACGAGGCCGCGGCACTGCCCCGGGTGCTGGGCGCCGTCCCGGACGGCTGGCGCGCGATCGTCGTCGACAACGGCTCCACCGACGGATCGGCCGAACTGGCCCGCTCGCTCGGCGCCACCGTCGTACACGAGCCGCAGCGCGGCTTCGGTGCCGCCTGCCATGCCGGACTGCTGGCCGCCGAGGCGGAGTTCGTCTGCTTCTGCGACTGCGACGGCTCGCTCGATCCCGGCCTGCTCCCCGCCTTCGTACGCCGGATCGCCGACGGCGAAACCGACCTGATGCTCGGCCGCCGCCGCCCCGAGGGCCGTGGGGCTTGGCCCCTGCACGCCCGCGTCGGCAATTTCGCGCTGGCCCGGATGCTGCGCCGCCGCACCGGTTTGCGGCTGCACGACCTCGGCCCGATGCGGGCCGGGCGCCGAGCGGATCTGCTGATGCTCGGTCTCACCGACCGGCGCAGCGGCTACCCGCTGCAGATGGTGGTCCGCGCGGCGGACGCCGGGCTTCGGGTCTCGGAGACCGACGTCCCATATTTCCCGCGCAGTGGAAAGTCGAAGGTCACCGGCACCTGGCGGGGTACTTGGCAGGCGGTGCGCGACATGCGCGCGGTGCTGCTGCAGTCACCGGCCGGGACGGCTCCGGGACCAGTGCGTCCGGAGGTGCCCCGGTGA
- a CDS encoding response regulator gives MENIPDGSGPGTHSWPGTDTERGHILVVDDDPTIAEVVTSYLVRAGYDVERADDGPTALRCFADRRPDLVVLDLMLPGMDGIEVCRRMRAHGYVPVIMLTARGDEDDRILGLETGADDYVTKPFSPRELVLRVDSVLRRGSAAAPTAAPLQGAGLRLDLGARRATREGRELALTLREFDLLGFLLSHPSQVFTREELMREVWGWDFGDLSTVTVHVRRLRGKIETDPARPRLIQTVWGVGYRLDLPPGPRPGATTDAGVS, from the coding sequence ATGGAGAACATCCCGGACGGCTCAGGCCCAGGTACTCACTCCTGGCCCGGTACCGATACCGAACGCGGTCACATCCTGGTCGTCGACGACGATCCGACGATCGCCGAGGTCGTCACCAGCTACCTGGTCCGGGCGGGGTATGACGTCGAGCGGGCGGACGACGGCCCGACGGCACTGAGGTGCTTCGCCGACCGCCGGCCGGACCTGGTCGTCCTCGATCTGATGCTGCCCGGCATGGACGGAATCGAGGTCTGCCGCCGGATGCGGGCTCATGGCTACGTGCCGGTCATCATGCTTACGGCGCGCGGGGACGAGGACGACCGCATTCTCGGCCTGGAGACGGGCGCGGACGACTACGTCACCAAGCCGTTCAGCCCGCGCGAACTGGTGCTGCGCGTCGACTCGGTGCTGCGCCGGGGCAGCGCTGCTGCACCAACCGCCGCCCCGCTGCAGGGTGCCGGGCTCCGCCTCGATCTCGGGGCCCGCCGCGCGACACGCGAGGGCCGGGAACTAGCCCTCACCCTGAGGGAGTTCGACCTGCTCGGCTTCCTTCTGAGTCATCCTTCCCAGGTTTTCACCAGGGAGGAACTGATGCGGGAGGTCTGGGGCTGGGACTTCGGCGACCTGTCGACGGTGACGGTTCACGTGCGGCGACTGCGCGGGAAGATCGAGACGGACCCGGCCCGTCCACGCTTGATTCAGACGGTGTGGGGTGTGGGCTACCGCCTGGACCTGCCCCCGGGCCCGCGTCCTGGTGCGACGACCGATGCGGGCGTGTCGTGA
- a CDS encoding sensor histidine kinase, which translates to MTDILLIALFAFLGAAVAGLLGALALRFFRHRSLVVSVSVVAAVAVTAMLAGTLAVAWAMFLSPHDLTVVTTVVAMAAVVSLITAVLLGRWVAARSRDLTLAARSFGDGGTFAAPAEQATAELASLTKELAATSAKLDSSRGRERALEASRRELVAWISHDLRTPLAGLRAMSEALEDGMAPDSRRYLRQIRTEVERMNDMVGDLFELSRIHAGTLTLSPTRTSVHDLVGDSLAGAGPLALEHGVRLIGSRIDAVPVEVDSKEMSRVLDNLLINAIRRTPADGTVAVTARRGDDTVVLSVTDGCGGIPEEDLPRVFDTGWRGSHARTPPAGAGLGLAIVRGIVEAHNGHAGVRNVAGGCCFEITLPLAYT; encoded by the coding sequence GTGACCGACATACTCCTCATCGCGCTGTTCGCTTTTCTGGGTGCCGCGGTGGCCGGACTGCTCGGTGCGCTCGCTCTGCGGTTCTTCCGGCATCGTTCGCTCGTGGTGTCGGTCTCTGTCGTTGCTGCTGTCGCCGTGACCGCGATGCTTGCCGGCACGCTCGCGGTCGCCTGGGCGATGTTCCTGTCGCCGCACGATCTGACCGTTGTCACGACTGTTGTTGCCATGGCCGCCGTGGTTTCCCTCATCACTGCGGTGCTGCTGGGGCGCTGGGTCGCTGCCAGGAGCCGCGACTTGACGCTCGCGGCCCGCTCGTTCGGTGACGGCGGTACGTTCGCCGCCCCCGCGGAGCAGGCAACGGCCGAACTCGCCTCCCTGACGAAGGAACTGGCTGCCACCAGCGCCAAGCTCGACAGTTCCCGCGGCCGGGAGCGCGCACTGGAAGCATCGCGGCGTGAGCTCGTTGCCTGGATCTCGCATGACCTGCGGACCCCGCTCGCCGGGTTGCGGGCCATGTCCGAGGCGCTGGAGGACGGCATGGCCCCAGACTCCCGGCGCTACCTGCGGCAGATCCGCACAGAGGTGGAGCGCATGAATGACATGGTCGGCGATCTCTTCGAGCTCTCCCGGATCCACGCCGGAACGCTTACCCTGTCGCCCACCCGCACCTCCGTCCACGACCTGGTCGGTGACTCCCTCGCGGGCGCCGGCCCGCTGGCCCTCGAGCACGGTGTGCGGCTGATCGGGAGCCGTATCGACGCCGTTCCCGTGGAGGTCGACAGCAAGGAGATGAGCCGGGTCCTGGACAACCTCCTGATCAACGCGATCCGCCGCACCCCCGCCGACGGGACGGTCGCGGTGACAGCGCGACGCGGGGACGACACCGTGGTCCTCTCGGTGACCGACGGCTGCGGCGGGATTCCCGAGGAGGACCTGCCCAGGGTTTTCGACACGGGCTGGCGCGGCAGCCATGCCCGGACGCCCCCGGCCGGCGCGGGCCTCGGGCTGGCGATCGTGCGCGGCATCGTCGAGGCGCACAACGGGCACGCGGGCGTCCGTAACGTGGCCGGCGGCTGCTGCTTCGAGATCACACTCCCTCTGGCATACACATGA
- a CDS encoding NAD-dependent epimerase/dehydratase family protein gives MRVLVTGGAGFIGSEIVRTLTSAGHQTVVFDALLPSVHGAAADSADCDAERIIADVRDREAVDRALRGIDAVCHQAAMVGLGSDFADAPEYVGCNDLGTAVLLAAMADTGVRSLVLAGSMVVYGEGRYECPLHGTVRPGPRTVADLDAGRFEPRCPCCGAELTPGLVTEEAPTDPRNVYAATKLAQEHLTAAWARATGGSAVSLRYHNVYGPGMPRDTPYAGVASFFRSALARGEAPRVFEDGCQRRDFVHVRDVAAANALALEAVKGHGQGDFTVYNTGSGDPRTIGEMASALASAHGGPVPEVTGEYRLGDVRHVTADSRRLRDELGWKPQQGFAEGMAEFATAPLRGMRPDTGRL, from the coding sequence ATGCGCGTACTGGTTACCGGCGGAGCCGGATTCATTGGGTCGGAGATCGTCCGTACCCTCACGTCGGCCGGGCATCAAACAGTCGTGTTCGATGCGTTGCTGCCTTCGGTACACGGTGCGGCAGCAGACTCTGCGGACTGCGACGCCGAGCGAATCATCGCGGACGTTCGCGATCGGGAGGCGGTGGACAGGGCCCTGCGGGGCATCGACGCTGTGTGTCATCAGGCAGCGATGGTCGGCTTGGGAAGTGACTTCGCGGACGCGCCCGAGTATGTCGGGTGCAATGACCTCGGGACAGCAGTGCTGCTTGCGGCGATGGCCGATACGGGTGTGCGAAGCCTGGTCTTGGCTGGTTCGATGGTGGTCTATGGCGAGGGACGTTACGAGTGTCCCCTCCACGGCACGGTCCGGCCGGGGCCGAGGACGGTGGCCGACCTGGACGCGGGTCGGTTCGAACCGCGCTGTCCGTGCTGTGGTGCGGAATTGACACCTGGCCTTGTCACCGAGGAAGCGCCCACGGACCCGCGTAATGTGTACGCGGCCACCAAACTCGCCCAGGAACATCTCACCGCGGCCTGGGCGCGCGCGACGGGAGGGTCCGCGGTGTCGCTGCGTTACCACAACGTGTACGGACCGGGGATGCCGCGCGACACACCGTATGCCGGTGTCGCCTCCTTCTTTCGGTCGGCTCTGGCCCGTGGAGAGGCCCCTCGGGTCTTCGAGGACGGCTGCCAGCGGAGGGATTTCGTCCACGTACGGGATGTGGCCGCCGCGAACGCCTTGGCGCTGGAAGCCGTCAAAGGACATGGACAAGGCGATTTCACTGTTTACAACACCGGGAGCGGGGATCCCCGCACCATCGGCGAGATGGCCTCGGCACTGGCTTCAGCACATGGTGGCCCTGTTCCTGAAGTCACCGGCGAATACCGGCTCGGTGATGTACGGCATGTCACCGCGGACTCACGACGACTGCGGGACGAGCTGGGCTGGAAACCACAGCAGGGGTTCGCCGAGGGAATGGCGGAGTTTGCGACGGCCCCATTGCGGGGGATGCGCCCGGACACCGGAAGGCTCTGA
- a CDS encoding PP2C family protein-serine/threonine phosphatase, with protein sequence MLAVPLGLIVTIVLADVLSPRGVPLGPLLIVAPAITASFAGPVLTGVMGGTAVAALLGIGLAHENLLGTLYFDSQIIALLVVSVIVTVFRYLQVRHDRELTQVRTVSEVTQNVVMRPLPRRIGPLRVASMYLAAQEHAMIGGDLYAAVRTPTGTRLIIGDARGKGLTAISDAALLLGAFREAAHREATLPALMSYLEHSVCWNLAEPAEAETAGECFITAAVLDIPDKSAQAQMVTCGHPPPLLLRHGQATALSAPRPAPPLGLGGLSRPDYRIDTFTLEPDDVLLLHTDGLTEARDAQGVFYPLAERAAAWTDESPPALIRRLRTDLLAYVGGHLADDAAVIALQHTRSQFPTEPDRRVHEPHPSEETATTVRRGVTTP encoded by the coding sequence TTGCTGGCGGTCCCGCTCGGGCTGATCGTGACCATCGTGCTGGCCGATGTGCTGAGCCCGCGCGGTGTGCCGCTGGGGCCGCTGCTGATCGTGGCGCCCGCGATCACGGCGTCATTCGCCGGTCCCGTCCTGACCGGGGTGATGGGTGGTACCGCGGTGGCGGCGCTCCTGGGCATCGGCCTGGCACACGAGAACCTCCTGGGGACGCTGTACTTCGATTCGCAGATCATCGCCCTGCTGGTGGTCTCGGTGATCGTGACCGTGTTCCGGTACCTGCAGGTGCGCCACGACCGTGAGCTGACGCAAGTACGGACGGTGTCGGAAGTCACGCAGAACGTGGTCATGCGGCCCCTGCCACGCCGAATCGGCCCACTACGGGTGGCGTCGATGTACCTGGCGGCGCAGGAACACGCCATGATCGGCGGCGACCTCTACGCAGCCGTCCGCACCCCTACCGGCACCCGGCTGATCATCGGCGACGCGAGGGGCAAGGGCCTGACCGCGATCAGCGACGCCGCCCTGCTTCTGGGCGCCTTCCGCGAGGCCGCGCACCGCGAGGCCACGCTGCCCGCCCTCATGTCCTACCTGGAGCACAGCGTGTGCTGGAACCTGGCCGAACCCGCCGAAGCGGAGACGGCCGGGGAATGCTTCATCACCGCCGCCGTCCTCGACATCCCCGACAAGAGCGCTCAGGCACAGATGGTCACGTGCGGGCACCCACCGCCCTTGCTGCTGCGCCACGGGCAGGCAACCGCGCTGTCTGCGCCAAGGCCCGCGCCGCCGCTGGGTCTGGGCGGGCTGAGCCGCCCCGACTACCGCATCGACACATTCACCCTGGAGCCGGACGATGTGCTGCTGCTGCACACCGACGGCCTGACCGAGGCCCGCGATGCCCAGGGCGTCTTCTACCCGCTGGCCGAGCGCGCCGCCGCGTGGACGGACGAGAGCCCCCCGGCACTGATCCGCCGCCTGCGCACCGACCTGCTCGCCTACGTCGGCGGGCACTTGGCCGACGACGCCGCCGTGATCGCCCTCCAACACACCCGCAGCCAGTTCCCCACCGAGCCGGACCGCCGAGTACACGAACCTCACCCGAGCGAGGAGACGGCGACGACGGTCCGCAGAGGAGTCACTACCCCTTGA